Proteins encoded in a region of the Xylocopa sonorina isolate GNS202 chromosome 1, iyXylSono1_principal, whole genome shotgun sequence genome:
- the Ogg1 gene encoding 8-oxoguanine DNA glycosylase gives MKMYKNEVKTRQGKIVCPSTELNLGVTLKGGQSFRWSSYNDGYRGVFDKCIWSLTQDDTHLSYVVQSPLLDFSNYDQILSNYFRLDVHLEDLCKIWTTADHHLKESLNITSGVRILNQDVVENLFSFICSSNNNIQRISGMVEKLCTFFGEKICSIEDNDYYSFPTIEALAGEDVENKLKEEKFGYRAGYIANAAKRLMELGGKEWLLNLHKKNNNSYTKARKELITLPGIGPKVADCICLMSLGYLEAIPVDTHIFQIARANYLPHLEQNKTVTPKIHEEVSSYLRELWGPMAGWAQAIVFCAKIDNRSNITSNHKRKNSTNKKSHKSKNFKK, from the exons ATGAAAATGTACAAAAATGAAGTGAAAACAAGACAAGGAAAAATCGTTTGTCCGTCAACGGAGCTAAATTTAGGTGTCACCTTAAAAGGTGGTCAAAGTTTTAG ATGGTCTTCTTATAATGATGGCTACAGAGGAGTATTTGACAAATGCATTTGGAGTCTAACACAGGATGATACTCATCTATCCTACGTAGTGCAAAGTCCATTGCTCGACTTTAGCAATTACGATCAAATTCTATCCAATTATTTCAGATTGGATGTACATTTGGAAGATCTCTGCAAAATATGGACCACAGCAGATCATCATTTAAAAGAATCCTTAAATATAACAAGTGGTGTTAGAATATTAAACCAAGATGTTGTGGAAAATTTATTCTCTTTTATTTGCAGCTCCAATAACAATATACAAAG AATATCAGGAATGGTAGAAAAGTTATGTACATTTTTCGGTGAAAAAATTTGTTCTATCGAGGATAATGACTACTACAGCTTTCCAACTATAGAGGCATTGGCAGGAGAAGACGTAGAAAACAAGTTGAAGGAAGAAAAGTTCGGATATCGTGCCGGATACATAGCAAATGCAGCAAAACGATTAATGGAGCTTGGTGGAAAAGAGTGGCTCCTAAATCTACACAAGAAAAATAATAACTCATATACTAAAGCTAGAAAAGAACTAATTACTCTGCCTGGGATTGGCCCAAAAGTCGCAGACTGTATATGTTTAATGTCATTAGGCTACTTAGAAGCTATTCCTGTGGACACTCATATCTTTCAAATAGCTAGAGCAAATTATTTGCCTCATTTGGAACAGAATAAAACAGTAACACCAAAAATTCACGAGGAAGTTAGTAGTTACTTACGAGAATTATGGGGTCCCATGGCCGGTTGGGCTCAAGCTATTGTTTTTTGTGCAAAGATTGACAATCGCAGTAATATCACGTCGAatcataaacgtaaaaatagtaCAAATAAAAAATCTCACAAATCaaagaattttaaaaaataa
- the LOC143423558 gene encoding SPRY domain-containing SOCS box protein 3, with translation MNSQSEYIWSPEYEKFCVCNLENCRCEENNEYEWVWDRENATRTIVLSDDNLDVKFHNGYSYGTAAIRGNKLLEKGKHHYWEVEMLSPTYGTDIMVGVGTSKVDLNSANHVFCSFLGLDQESFGFSYQGYIQHNGQNRCYSKCFGQGTLVGVHLDTWRGTLQFFLNRKPLGIAFSGLRNIELYPMVSSTAAQSKMRLIHSCSAPVSLQMECLSVLKPSDKAYLSTTFPGLRHLSESIFADILNTNRNDEEQEMSKLKYLTECMFVDEFDFALVGAREENEKCARNNNNSVCTMDVTLNSS, from the exons AATACGAATGGGTATGGGACAGAGAAAATGCTACGCGTACCATTGTTTTATCAGATGATAACTTAGATGTTAAGTTTCATAATGGATACAGTTATGGTACAGCAGCTATAAGAGGTAACAAACTGCTAGAAAAAGGGAAGCATCATTACTGGGAAGTCGAAATGCTTAGTCCTACGTATGGAACAGATATT ATGGTCGGAGTTGGAACAAGTAAAGTGGATCTAAATAGTGCAAATCACGTATTTTGTTCTTTTCTTGGACTTGACCAAGAATCTTTTGGCTTTTCTTATCAGGGATATATACAACACAACGGACAAAATCGTTGTTACAGCAAATGCTTTGGGCAAGGTACCTTAGTCGGTGTACACTTGGATACATGGAGAGGTACCTTACAATTTTTCCTTAACAGAAAACCACTAG GTATTGCCTTTAGTGGACTAAGGAATATCGAGTTATATCCTATGGTTAGTTCTACGGCTGCACAAAGTAAAATGAGGTTAATTCATAGTTGTTCTGCACCAGTGTCTTTACAAATGGAATGCTTGTCAGTATTAAAACCATCGGACAAAGCATATTTATCGACTACGTTTCCTGGATTGCGGCACCTTAGTGAAAGCATCTTCGCTGACATATTAAACACTAATAGAA acgaTGAGGAGCAAGAAATGTCCAAACTGAAATACTTAACAGAATGTATGTTCGTGGATGAATTTGATTTCGCCCTAGTTGGTGCAAGAGAGGAAAACGAAAAGTGCGcacgtaataataataattccgTGTGTACAATGGACGTTACTTTAAATAGTTCATAA
- the LOC143426335 gene encoding uncharacterized protein LOC143426335, which produces MSVLRRERRRIARIRCPMLLALGLLLVLPDAGAVHQRSNLLPPYANTSYRLAKGASNRGISVTRILQDGELERVIRLPRICAKETIVNWGDTNVALRQVWLLESGRNLQLIYEGDTLTDCVDEKFANGDESSCTSSAHTDGDYNDRVSVELFDVDGQEDSSRIPQDLSWLSSTAELRHRCSHTRNRARNQLMAQHRRRKYSKFLNGTGNSHRQRRGKSRSRRDLLMIPGTQWCGRGHRATKYTNLGGFGTADACCRRHDTACPFFIPAFETRYGLFNWGISSMMHCACDERFRTCLKMADTASANFIGKIFFDVLRTKCFILKPQKVCTKWSWSGKCQHHDYRKQAHVRDNVPYD; this is translated from the exons ATGAGCGTGCTACGAAG GGAAAGAAGGCGAATCGCTCGGATTCGGTGCCCGATGCTGCTGGCGTTGGGTCTGCTTCTGGTGCTGCCGGACGCTGGAGCCGTTCACCAACGATCGAACCTCCTCCCACCGTACGCGAACACCTCCTACCGGTTAGCCAAGGGTGCGTCTAATCGCGGTATTTCAGTCACCAGGATCCTGCAGGATGGGGAACTTGAACGGGTCATCCGGTTGCCTCGAATTTGCGCCAAGGAAACCATCGTCAATTGGGG AGATACAAACGTAGCACTGAGGCAAGTGTGGCTACTGGAGTCGGGTAGAAATTTGCAGTTGATATACGAGGGCGACACGTTGACCGACTGCGTGGACGAGAAATTCGCCAACGGCGACGAGAGTTCCTGTACGTCGAGTGCACACACGGACGGCGATTACAATGACAGGGTGTCCGTCGAGCTGTTCGACGTAGACGGCCAAGAGGACTCGTCGAGGATTCCGCAGGATCTCTCCTGGCTCTCGTCCACGGCCGAGCTACGTCACAGATGCAGCCACACGAGGAACAGGGCGAGGAATCAACTGATGGCCCAACATCGACGAAG GAAGTATTCCAAGTTTCTGAACGGAACAGGCAACAGCCATCGGCAGAGACGAGGCAAAAGCCGTTCGCGAAGGGACTTACTGATGATCCCAGGCACACAATGGTGCGGCCGCGGTCATCGGGCTACGAAATACACGAATCTCGGCGGTTTTGGCACGGCGGACGCTTGCTGTCGCAGACACGACACAGCTTGCCCCTTTTTCATCCCAGCGTTCGAGACGCGCTACGGGCTTTTCAACTGGGGCATCTCGAGCATGATGCACTGTGCATGCGACGAACG ATTTCGCACGTGCCTGAAGATGGCTGACACGGCATCCGCAAATTTCATCGGCAAGATTTTCTTCGATGTTCTAAGAACGAAGTGTTTCATATTGAAACCGCAGAAGGTTTGCACGAAATGGTCCTGGTCGGGCAAGTGCCAGCATCACGACTACCGGAAGCAAGCTCACGTTCGCGACAATGTTCCTTATGATTAA